The genomic DNA TTGGCAAGTTGGTCAAACACTCAATATTGATCAGCAACGGCAACAACTGCAATCTTCTGGTTACCGCGCAACGGAAACTGTATTTGAACATGGTGAATTTGCCGTGCGAGGCTCACTGCTCGATGTTTTCCCAATGGGCTCAGAGCAGCCGGTTCGAATCGAGCTGTTTGATGACGAAATCGAGTCTATTCGTTGGTTTGACCCTGAAACTCAGCGAACAAGTGAACAAACCAACAGCATTACCCTTCTACCTGGACGTGAAGTCCCTTTAACGGAAGCGGGCATAAACCACTTTAGACAGTCTTTTAGGAGCCGCTTTGATTGTGACTTTAACAAGTCGACACTCTATAAAGAAGTTAGTCAAGGTATCGCCAGCCCAGGAGTCGAATATTACATTCCTCTTTTTTACGAAGAGACTGCGAGCTTTTTCGATTACCTCCCAAACAACACAACCATAGTCACGACTGAAAAGCTCAATGAAACTTTTGATCGCTATTGGCTAGAGATTCAAAACCGATATGAAAATCGTCGCCATGATGTATTCAATCCAATTCTAGAACCTAACGAACTCTTTTTACCGCAAGAAGTTTTCTTTGGTCATTTAAAGGCATTTCCACGGATAATGCTTTCGCACCATGCCTTTGACGATTCTCAAGCTTTCAACCAAAACACAGAAAAGCCTTCTGTTTACCCAATTGATCACCGGGCAACAGAGCCTCTTAACAAATTGGAATGCTTCCTAAAAGAAACGGATCATCGCGTTTTATTTTGTGCAGAAAGCGCAGGACGTAGAGAGGCGCTGCGTGAATTACTGGCCCGAATACGAGTAAAACCAACCGATTGCACAAACATTCACGCCTTTTTAGAGCAGCCAGATATAAACATTGGGTTAACCGTAGCCCCGCTATCGACGGGCATGACGTTAACGGACGCCAAAATAACCTTAATTGCAGAAACGCAATTGTTCGGCGAATACGTTGCGCAACGACGCCGACGTAAACCAGGAACACCGTCTGAACAAAGCGATAGCGACCAAGTAATTAAAAGCTTAACCGAACTCAGCATTGGCACGCCAGTCGTGCACTTGGATCACGGTATCGGCCGCTATATGGGTTTAGAAATACTGGATATAGACGGCCAAACTCAAGAATTTTTAAAGCTCGAGTACGCTCAAGGCAGTAATCTCTATGTACCCGTATCGAGTTTGCATTTAATCAGCCGATATTCAGGAGCCGATGTTGACTACGCGCCTATTCACAAGCTAGGCAATGATCGCTGGGCTAAAACCAAGCGAAAAGCGGCTGAAAAGATCCGAGATACAGCCGCAGAATTGCTCGACATTTACGCTCGCAGAGAAGCTCAAAAAGGGTATGGCTTCACTATTGATGAAACCGATACGGCATTGTTTGCCAGTGGTTTTGGCTTTGAAGAAACCGAAGACCAACAAATCGCGATTGATGCCGTAACCAATGATATGCGTCAAAAGCGACCAATGGACAGGCTTGTGTGTGGTGATGTTGGCTTTGGCAAAACCGAAGTCGCTATGCGTGCCGCCTTTATTGCCGCCAACAATGGAAAACAAGTGGCCATTCTAGTGCCCACTACCCTGTTGGCCCAGCAACATTTTGAAGGCTTCCAAGACCGTTTCGCTGATTGGCCATTTAGAATAGAAGTGCTCAGCCGGTTTAACAGCTCTAAAGAAACACAATCGACCTTAGAATCTTTAGCCGATGGTAAAGTTGATATCGTCATAGGAACGCATAAGCTTTTACAAAAGTCAGTGAAATTTAAAGACTTAGGGCTTTTAATAGTCGACGAAGAGCACCGATTTGGTGTTTCGCAGAAAGAGACCATCAAAGCGTTACGCGCCAATGTCGATATTCTCGCTCTCACGGCAACGCCGATTCCACGTACCATGAACATGTCGATGTCTGGTGTACGCGATTTAAGCATCATTGCGACACCGCCAGCCAAACGACTGTCCGTAAAAACATTTGTTCGCGAGAAAGACGATGCGTTAACTAAAGAAGCCATTCTGCGAGAAGTACTTCGAGGTGGCCAAGTGTACTTTTTACACAATGAAGTCAGTACGATTGAAAAAACGCAACAGTATTTAACAGATTTAATCCCCGAAGCTCGAGTGGTCGTTGCTCATGGCCAAATGCCAGAGCGCCAACTTGAACGAATCATGAGCGACTTTTATCATAAGCGATTCAATGTTTTGCTTTGTACCACCATTATTGAAACCGGCATCGATGTACCCAGTGCAAACACGATCATCATTGAACGAGCGGATAAATTTGGCCTAGCACAATTGCATCAGCTTCGAGGGCGCGTCGGTCGGTCACACCACCAAGCTTATGCTTACCTGCTAACGCCGCCTTGGAAAACAATGACCAAAGATGCACAAAAAAGATTAGAAGCTATTGCCGAATCTCAGCATTTAGGTGCCGGTTTCACGTTGGCGACACACGATCTTGAAATTCGTGGCGCAGGGGAATTGCTGGGTGAAGAGCAAAGCGGTCATATAGAAGGTATTGGATTTGCCTTATATATGGATTTACTGAACAAGGCCGTACGCGCCCTAAGAAAGGGTGAGGATATTTCACTCGATGATATAGAAAATCAAGGACCCGATGTTAACTTACGCATTCCTGCCTTGATTCCTGCTGACTATATGGGCGATATTAACACTCGGCTTTCCATGTATAAGCGCATTGCGACTATCACTGATGATGCCAATATGCGTGAATTACAGGTAGAATTAATTGATCGATTTGGTTTATTGCCTGATTCTGTGAAAAACTTATGCCGTTTAACATTGGTTCGCTTAAAAATAGAACAGCTCGGTGCCACACGACTCGACATGAACGATTCGGGCGGTAGCCTAGATTTTGGAAAATCTACCACGGTAGACCCTATTAAAATCGTTCAACTGGTTCAGGCTCAACCACATATTTATAGCCTTGTAAAAGGCACTAAATTAACGTTTAAAGCCGACACTCAAACTGCCGATCAGCGCTTTGAGACGGTCGAAAAACTACTGACACTTTTAAAATAAAGAAACGAACATGATGCGAAATAACTTAACGCTGGCGACCTTATTATCACTGTCTTTGTGGTCGGCTACCGTACATGCCGAAGACCAAGCTGAAGAACGCTGGTTCCAAGTGGAAATCATCGCTTTTACCAACGCCGATGTTGAAACAGATTCACCCGAGGCTTGGCCTAGCTACTCGACTATAGAAACACCAGAGCAATTCATTCAAATTAAAGGGGTAACTGAGTTGCTGACCGCAAATTCGGCTCAGGAACCGACAGAAGAAGAATTAGCCGAGCTAGAAGAAGCGACGTTAGAGCCCCAAATGACAGAAATAAACTTGGAGGCATTTGTCGCACTGTCTGAATTTGAACGCCAACTTAATGTACAGCGCTTGTCTTTAGAAGGCAGTCGAAGTCATCGAGTACTGTTTCACGAAGCTTGGAATCAGCCGGTACCTAACAGAGACAACGTTATACCAATCCGTATAGATGGTGGTGAAAAGTACGGCCGCCAAGCTGAATTACAAGGCTATATAGATTTATATGTTGAACGCTATTTACATCTCAACACTCGGCTGACGTTTTTAGAATACGCAAAAAGCCAAGATCCATTTAGTTTTTTTAGTGAATCCAATACTTCCGGATCGGCTACAGATGCCGTAGATGATTTTGGTGGCTTGTCGCTTATTAATGCAGATTCACTTTTGAACAATCGTGTTAGCCGTAAATCGGATGACTATTTTATATCGACCAGCGCTGCGGCAATGAACGAGAACCGAAGAATGAGAAGTAAAGAGTTGCATTACTTCGATAACCCAAAATTTGGACTCATCGTGTTAATAACCCCAATTGAACTAAAACAGCCTGATGAAAACTAAAAATCAAAAAAGCCGACTAACGTCGGCTTTTTTTAAGCTGATTAAATTACTCTGATTCGTAATAATCGCTAACTACCTGCCCTAATATTCTACGTACTTTTTGCATTCCCACGGCTAAATTTTCATCGATCTCGCGAATGGTGATGGCACCACGTCCTTTACCAGACGCCGGATTCACGATTAAGGACAAGCTCGCATAATTCAATTTAAATTCACGTGCTAAGCTTGCTTCTGGCATGCCTGTCATGCCAACAATGTCACACCCATCGCTCTCCATTCTAAAAATTTCAGCCGCTGTTTCTAAGCGAGGGCCTTGAGTGACGCCATAAACCCCACCATTTAAAACCTTTTCACCAACCTTGCCTGAAGATTTAATCAACAAGTCTCTCAGTTCTTCAGTGTAGGGGTAACTAAAATCAACATTCGATACGGGTGCGAACTCCCCATCAAAGATGGTTCCTTCACGACCGTAGGTGTAATCGATAATTTGTTTCGGTAACACAAGTGTACCGGGCTTCATATTTTTTGTAATACCACCTACCGCATTGACGGCAATAACATCTGTAGCATATAGGTTTTGAAGCGCCCACAGGTTGGCACGATAGTTAACTAAGTGTGGTGGAATTCTATGCGGGTGACCATGACGAGCAATAAACAACACGCGCATTCCATCGAGTTCACCTTCCAAGACAGGGGCTGATGGTGCGCCAAATGGCGTCTGAATATCGTGAGCATTTGAAATTGTTAATCCGGCAAGCTGAGTTAAACCGGTACCGCCGATAATGGCTAAAGACTTTGACATGATCACCTCTTGATTAGTTTGTGGCCTCCCCGCAGGGACTCGAACCCCGATCTACCGCTTAGGAGGCGGTGGCTCTATCCAGTTGAGCTACGGGGAGGCAGAACTCGCTAGATTGTAGCGAGCAGCCGTGCAGAATAAAAGACCGATTCGCATTTCCTTTTCGTGATTCTTTAAATTACGCGTATAATATAAAAATAAATCTCAAAAGGTTCCAAATAATGTCCGAAATTGATGTAGACCAGCTGGCCGACTGGTTGGAAAGTGAACAACGCAGTGAAGATTGTTTCGACATTCATGGCTTACATGGTTATTTGACTGCGTTAGCCATTTGCTCAGAGCCCGTTTCCGATGAATGGCTAGCAACCGCCATTGATCAGCCATTAACAGAGCTTGAAGAATCCGAAGCCATCTACTTTGCAAATACGTGTGTGGCTCTGCATGCACAAATTGCAGAAGAGCTCTATTCTGATGATGCGATTACATTAACATTTGAACCGACCGTTGATTACCAAGAGTCTGACATGGAAGCTTGGTGCCAAGGCTTTATGGAAGTTGTGTTTGAATTGCCAGAGCACTTCCAGCACAAAGACGAAGAGCAAATGTCGGTACTTATGCTGCCTATTGAAGTAGCATCGGGCTTTTTTGCTGAAGAACCAGACTTTAAACAGTTTTATCAACAGAAATCACTGTTGAAGCAAATGTTCGATGAAATACCGGACATTCTAACCGACCTATACCTTTTGTTGAATGTACCAACAAAGTAACAGGTAACCGTGCAATAAGCCTCGAAGCGAACCACACGTTCGCGCGAGGCATAGCTATCTGAATTAAGACTTCGAACCGCCCAAGCAATTTGGTGAATCTGGTGAACTGCCTTGCCACTCTTGCGTGTCATAGGCGTGAATCGCCAACGCATGAACCTTGCCGGGCTGCAATTCTTCTTGTAATAGTGCGTAAATCATTTGATGGCGCTTTACTGACCTTACCCCACCAAATTGATCGCTAACAATTGTCACCTTAAAGTGAGTTTCACTGTTTTTCGGTACAGAGTGCATATGACTTTCATTAATAACTTCAATAAAACTAGGGTTTAACACGGTTAGTTTTGCTTCAATTTGAGTTTGAATCGACACAGGTGACTCCAAATACAGTACAATAATTTCTATATAATAACGCAACTGTTAAAACTATAAGAGGATTTCATGACAAATCGCGCTCAAGAATTGATTAAAAATTTCTACGAAGAAGAAGCTCTCCGCAAAGAAAGCGAGATTACCTTTAGTGACTTTAATGTTCGGTTAAATAGCTCGGATATTGCTATGTTGGACATTATTGCTAAGCGCTTTGGTAAAACCTCTGATCGTGTCGCTGCCGACGCATTGTCTGCTGCGCTGTACTCAATGGTAGAGGCGTTAGAAACTTCTGAGCGAAAGCAGCTAGCTAAGGAGGCCGACGAGCTGAATGAATCCTTAGCAAAAAAAGCCGCGAAAAGTAACGGAATGGCCGATTATGATGAAAAATCTGTTACTTGGACTATGAATGATCGCGCCATAACCCGAGAAGAAAATAGACGTAAAAAAGAGCAAGAATCCAATCAGGCCACTCAGTCAACCTCAGCCCACACAGAGACCGCAATTGAAGCGTCAGAATCGTTGGTTACCGTAGAGAGCCTTCCTGACAACGCAGAAAGCCAGAGCACCTACGCTCCAGCGTCTGATCAACATACAAATAATTCGGTATTTAGTAGCTAAAGATCGGCATTTTCTATTTGTTCAGAGACAAAGGTTTTTTTATAGGTCTCCTGAATCAGAAATGCATCAATGCCCGCTCGATGATCGGGCAACTCACGGTGCATTTCAATTTCAGCTTTAGTTTGATCCCAATGTTCTAATTGGTACTCTGATAATATTTTAGGCAAGGTGTCTAATTTAAAAAACATTTTTCGACCCGACACATAATACAGCAGATTCAACCAGCCTGAATCGAATCCCCAGCCATCACTGTATAGCATTTGACCTTCAAAAAGTTCGTTGAGTTTGTCGGCAATCTCGGATGTAGGCAAGCCTTCTTTCAACAATTTCTCACGCGAAATGCCATGCAATGCCTCGGCTTCTTCTCGCCAATGCACCCAGTCATCTTCCGGTCGAATCAACCAAGAATGTTGACGTCCCGCTTCTGTCATTACGCCTATTTCAATGGGGTAACTGCCCTTACCAAAACCAGAGGCCTCGATATCTAAAATGGCTGGTAAGCTAAATTGTTCCAACGAAAAACCTTCTTCACCTAGAAATGTTGATTTAATGGTCGAGCAAACTCAAAGCATAGCTTGTCTTGTTCACTTTGACCATTGGCTCTAGGCAATTTACTACAGTGTTTCTCCCCGAAAGGTCTCGGCAACTAAACCAAAACTGAGGATCTGCGGTAATACTAAGGCTTCAGAGGCACCCTTATGGTAATAGGCATACAATGGCACGCCATCACGATTGAACCCTTCAATGAGCTTATCGACCGCTGGCGATGGGTTCGTCCAATCGGCCTTTACTAGCACCACCCCTTCTTCTTTAACCAATTGATTAAAACGATCTCCCGAAAGTGCAACGCGTTCGTTTGCTTTACACGTAATGCACCATGCGGCCGTTACATCGATAAAAACGGATTTGCCTTGGCTTAAAGACTCTTCAACAAGCGATTCACTGTAGTCGACCCATAAATCTTCTTTTTCTCGGTAATCGAACAAAGCAAACAAGGCTAAAACTACAAACGACCACCTTACGATCCGTTTGAACCACGCAAGGCGCACACTTTGAATTTCATTTACCGTCAACACGGGCCAAATAGCAATAGAGAGAGCAATCAGCCCAAGACCTACCGTTAATAAAGCATCGGTTCCTTTAATTTCTACTAATACCCAAGTTAGCCACAACACCGTGGCAAACAAAGGAAAGGCCATTAACTGCCTAAACACATTCATCCAAGCACCAGGCTTAGGCATCAGCGCACCTAGGTTCGGCAGTAGTGTAATCAGTAAAATGGGTGCCGCCATACCAAATCCCATGGCGGCGAAGATTAGTAAGCTTACATAGGCCGGCTGTAGCAACGCAAAACCAATTGCAGAGCCCATAAAAGGAGCCGTACAAGGTGTCGCGACTACGGTAGCAAGTACGCCAGTAAAGAATGAGCCCGATAGTCCAGACTTCTGCGTGAGCCCTTGCCCGACAC from Reinekea marina includes the following:
- the mfd gene encoding transcription-repair coupling factor, which gives rise to MTFFTFKTPNKASDIKKIGNLAGSSQALLLVNLIEQQGGTIFCIVNSPAELESLASDLACLRQNNDWSIQTFPDWETLPYDGFSPHEDIISDRLSVLSSLASQSNSLVLATVSNISHRLPPVSAIQGNHFHWQVGQTLNIDQQRQQLQSSGYRATETVFEHGEFAVRGSLLDVFPMGSEQPVRIELFDDEIESIRWFDPETQRTSEQTNSITLLPGREVPLTEAGINHFRQSFRSRFDCDFNKSTLYKEVSQGIASPGVEYYIPLFYEETASFFDYLPNNTTIVTTEKLNETFDRYWLEIQNRYENRRHDVFNPILEPNELFLPQEVFFGHLKAFPRIMLSHHAFDDSQAFNQNTEKPSVYPIDHRATEPLNKLECFLKETDHRVLFCAESAGRREALRELLARIRVKPTDCTNIHAFLEQPDINIGLTVAPLSTGMTLTDAKITLIAETQLFGEYVAQRRRRKPGTPSEQSDSDQVIKSLTELSIGTPVVHLDHGIGRYMGLEILDIDGQTQEFLKLEYAQGSNLYVPVSSLHLISRYSGADVDYAPIHKLGNDRWAKTKRKAAEKIRDTAAELLDIYARREAQKGYGFTIDETDTALFASGFGFEETEDQQIAIDAVTNDMRQKRPMDRLVCGDVGFGKTEVAMRAAFIAANNGKQVAILVPTTLLAQQHFEGFQDRFADWPFRIEVLSRFNSSKETQSTLESLADGKVDIVIGTHKLLQKSVKFKDLGLLIVDEEHRFGVSQKETIKALRANVDILALTATPIPRTMNMSMSGVRDLSIIATPPAKRLSVKTFVREKDDALTKEAILREVLRGGQVYFLHNEVSTIEKTQQYLTDLIPEARVVVAHGQMPERQLERIMSDFYHKRFNVLLCTTIIETGIDVPSANTIIIERADKFGLAQLHQLRGRVGRSHHQAYAYLLTPPWKTMTKDAQKRLEAIAESQHLGAGFTLATHDLEIRGAGELLGEEQSGHIEGIGFALYMDLLNKAVRALRKGEDISLDDIENQGPDVNLRIPALIPADYMGDINTRLSMYKRIATITDDANMRELQVELIDRFGLLPDSVKNLCRLTLVRLKIEQLGATRLDMNDSGGSLDFGKSTTVDPIKIVQLVQAQPHIYSLVKGTKLTFKADTQTADQRFETVEKLLTLLK
- a CDS encoding CsiV family protein, which codes for MMRNNLTLATLLSLSLWSATVHAEDQAEERWFQVEIIAFTNADVETDSPEAWPSYSTIETPEQFIQIKGVTELLTANSAQEPTEEELAELEEATLEPQMTEINLEAFVALSEFERQLNVQRLSLEGSRSHRVLFHEAWNQPVPNRDNVIPIRIDGGEKYGRQAELQGYIDLYVERYLHLNTRLTFLEYAKSQDPFSFFSESNTSGSATDAVDDFGGLSLINADSLLNNRVSRKSDDYFISTSAAAMNENRRMRSKELHYFDNPKFGLIVLITPIELKQPDEN
- a CDS encoding S-methyl-5'-thioinosine phosphorylase; the protein is MSKSLAIIGGTGLTQLAGLTISNAHDIQTPFGAPSAPVLEGELDGMRVLFIARHGHPHRIPPHLVNYRANLWALQNLYATDVIAVNAVGGITKNMKPGTLVLPKQIIDYTYGREGTIFDGEFAPVSNVDFSYPYTEELRDLLIKSSGKVGEKVLNGGVYGVTQGPRLETAAEIFRMESDGCDIVGMTGMPEASLAREFKLNYASLSLIVNPASGKGRGAITIREIDENLAVGMQKVRRILGQVVSDYYESE
- a CDS encoding YecA family protein — protein: MSEIDVDQLADWLESEQRSEDCFDIHGLHGYLTALAICSEPVSDEWLATAIDQPLTELEESEAIYFANTCVALHAQIAEELYSDDAITLTFEPTVDYQESDMEAWCQGFMEVVFELPEHFQHKDEEQMSVLMLPIEVASGFFAEEPDFKQFYQQKSLLKQMFDEIPDILTDLYLLLNVPTK
- a CDS encoding BolA family protein — translated: MSIQTQIEAKLTVLNPSFIEVINESHMHSVPKNSETHFKVTIVSDQFGGVRSVKRHQMIYALLQEELQPGKVHALAIHAYDTQEWQGSSPDSPNCLGGSKS
- a CDS encoding 3'-5' exonuclease, which translates into the protein MEQFSLPAILDIEASGFGKGSYPIEIGVMTEAGRQHSWLIRPEDDWVHWREEAEALHGISREKLLKEGLPTSEIADKLNELFEGQMLYSDGWGFDSGWLNLLYYVSGRKMFFKLDTLPKILSEYQLEHWDQTKAEIEMHRELPDHRAGIDAFLIQETYKKTFVSEQIENADL
- a CDS encoding protein-disulfide reductase DsbD family protein gives rise to the protein MKSLLVLVLLLFNPLFASEFLDVDDAFKISTERTDNSLMFSFEIAPDYYLYRDRYSIKGIEGAKLGAAEFSDNVKIKFDPNFGEDMAVFYNIMTATHAIIAENGSIQVTFQGCADAGLCYPPQKRYFSLTGEPIAAPSSNIGTSLDLGDSLIADLPQASDSNLTIVTAVIFAMIGGLILNLMPCVFPVLSIKAMQMAQLGQHQQQARAHGLAYTVGVIVSFVAVAGVLLLIRYFGDWAGWGFQLQSPYFVSFLIALFFLMSLTMTGYVEFGQNLMGVGQGLTQKSGLSGSFFTGVLATVVATPCTAPFMGSAIGFALLQPAYVSLLIFAAMGFGMAAPILLITLLPNLGALMPKPGAWMNVFRQLMAFPLFATVLWLTWVLVEIKGTDALLTVGLGLIALSIAIWPVLTVNEIQSVRLAWFKRIVRWSFVVLALFALFDYREKEDLWVDYSESLVEESLSQGKSVFIDVTAAWCITCKANERVALSGDRFNQLVKEEGVVLVKADWTNPSPAVDKLIEGFNRDGVPLYAYYHKGASEALVLPQILSFGLVAETFRGETL